One Pseudonocardia sediminis DNA window includes the following coding sequences:
- the glmM gene encoding phosphoglucosamine mutase: MRRLFGTDGVRGLANGELLTPEFAVGVCASAARTLARDTGRRPVAVVGRDPRASGEMLEAAVVAGLTSAGADAIRAGVLPTPGVAHLVAELDADFGVMISASHNPMPDNGIKLFAAGGHKLDDAVEAEIERGLETVVERPTGAAIGRVREYPDGLASYVEHLLATIPEPLNGLRVVVDCAHGAASSAAPEAYRRAGAEVVALNADPDGLNINDGVGSTHLGPLQAAVVEHGADLGIAHDGDADRCLAVDAAGQVVDGDQIMAVLAVAMHDDGELARDTLVATVMSNLGLHLAMRSAGITVTTTKVGDRYVLEELRDGGYSLGGEQSGHVVIPGHATTGDGLLTALRIMSRMARTGKPLAELAGVVVPLPQVLVNVTVTDKAAVASSSAVADAVARAESELGETGRVLLRPSGTEQLVRVMVEAPTAETAEATANALAEVVAGVR, from the coding sequence ATGCGTCGACTCTTCGGAACCGACGGGGTCCGGGGCCTGGCCAACGGCGAGCTCCTCACTCCGGAGTTCGCCGTTGGTGTTTGTGCCTCGGCCGCCCGGACACTCGCGCGCGACACCGGACGGCGGCCCGTGGCCGTCGTCGGGCGGGACCCGCGCGCCAGCGGTGAGATGCTCGAGGCCGCGGTCGTCGCGGGCCTCACCTCGGCCGGTGCGGACGCGATCCGCGCCGGCGTGCTGCCCACCCCCGGTGTGGCGCACCTGGTCGCGGAGCTCGACGCCGACTTCGGCGTCATGATCTCCGCCTCGCACAACCCGATGCCCGACAACGGCATCAAGCTGTTCGCCGCCGGCGGCCACAAGCTGGACGACGCCGTCGAGGCCGAGATCGAGCGCGGCCTGGAGACCGTCGTCGAGCGGCCGACCGGTGCGGCGATCGGGCGGGTGCGCGAGTACCCGGACGGTCTGGCGAGCTACGTCGAGCACCTGCTGGCCACGATCCCGGAACCGTTGAACGGCCTGCGGGTCGTCGTCGACTGCGCGCACGGTGCGGCGTCGTCCGCGGCGCCCGAGGCCTACCGGCGTGCCGGGGCCGAGGTGGTCGCGCTCAACGCCGACCCGGACGGTCTCAACATCAACGACGGCGTGGGCTCGACCCACCTCGGGCCGCTGCAGGCCGCCGTCGTCGAGCACGGGGCCGACCTGGGCATCGCGCACGACGGCGACGCCGACCGCTGCCTGGCCGTGGACGCCGCCGGGCAGGTCGTGGACGGCGACCAGATCATGGCCGTGCTGGCCGTCGCGATGCACGACGACGGCGAGTTGGCCCGCGACACGCTCGTCGCCACCGTGATGAGCAACCTGGGCCTGCACCTGGCCATGCGCTCCGCCGGGATCACCGTCACGACCACGAAGGTCGGGGACCGCTACGTCCTGGAGGAGCTCCGCGACGGCGGGTACTCCCTCGGCGGCGAGCAGTCCGGGCACGTCGTGATCCCCGGGCACGCCACCACCGGCGACGGGCTGCTGACCGCGCTGCGGATCATGTCCCGGATGGCGCGCACCGGAAAGCCGCTGGCCGAGCTGGCCGGCGTCGTCGTGCCGCTGCCGCAGGTGCTGGTCAACGTGACGGTGACGGACAAGGCGGCCGTCGCGTCGTCGTCCGCCGTCGCCGACGCGGTGGCCCGGGCCGAGTCCGAGCTGGGCGAGACCGGCCGGGTGCTGCTGCGTCCGTCCGGGACCGAGCAGCTGGTGCGGGTGATGGTCGAGGCGCCCACGGCCGAGACCGCCGAGGCCACCGCGAACGCTCTCGCCGAGGTCGTCGCCGGGGTCCGCTGA
- a CDS encoding dienelactone hydrolase family protein, with amino-acid sequence MKGAKDALGVLSRPGPHEVRIGDLGLVGLSGTIYTPVEGLGLPAVVLGHDWLQPASRYVELLRHLATWGFVAAAPNTQRGPVPSMTRFSADLLTTLDVVCGVRLGDGRISVDARRTALMGHGIGAGAAMLAAARRERLGAVVTLAPSKIQPSNIDAAKEITAPTLHLAAQIDSWAPAAGHAEPLTEAGLEAGRPVQLRTLDKAGHLGFCAGRHWSSILFQNKAQPKTRKITRALVTAFLLEHLCDESRASVLTEGDVPGAPLVDPTRDEDENTED; translated from the coding sequence ATGAAGGGCGCCAAGGACGCGCTCGGGGTGCTGTCGCGTCCGGGCCCGCACGAGGTCCGGATCGGCGACCTCGGGCTCGTCGGGCTCTCCGGGACGATCTACACCCCGGTCGAGGGCCTCGGCCTGCCCGCCGTCGTGCTCGGCCACGACTGGCTCCAGCCCGCCTCGCGCTATGTCGAGCTGCTGCGCCACCTCGCGACCTGGGGTTTCGTCGCCGCGGCGCCGAACACCCAGCGCGGCCCGGTCCCGAGCATGACGCGGTTCTCCGCCGACCTGCTGACCACGCTCGACGTCGTCTGCGGCGTGCGCCTGGGCGACGGCCGGATCAGCGTCGACGCCCGCCGCACCGCCCTGATGGGGCACGGGATCGGCGCGGGTGCCGCGATGCTCGCCGCCGCCCGCCGGGAGCGCCTCGGTGCCGTGGTGACGCTCGCGCCGTCGAAGATCCAGCCGTCGAACATCGACGCGGCCAAGGAGATCACCGCCCCGACGCTGCACCTCGCGGCGCAGATCGACTCCTGGGCGCCCGCCGCCGGGCACGCCGAACCGCTCACGGAGGCCGGCCTGGAGGCGGGCCGTCCGGTGCAGCTGCGCACCCTGGACAAGGCCGGTCACCTCGGCTTCTGCGCGGGCCGGCACTGGAGCAGCATCCTGTTCCAGAACAAGGCCCAGCCCAAGACCCGCAAGATCACCCGGGCGCTGGTCACCGCGTTCCTGCTCGAGCACCTCTGCGACGAGAGCCGCGCCTCGGTCCTGACCGAGGGCGACGTCCCCGGCGCTCCCCTGGTCGACCCGACGCGGGACGAGGACGAGAACACCGAGGACTGA
- the alr gene encoding alanine racemase: MIPHVPELVAPRAEAVVDLDAVRHNVGLLSGTAARSGAATMVVVKADGYGHGAVDVGRAALSSGATWLGVATLEEATALRAGGITAPVLSWLHVPDEDFDPAVGAGVDLSVSSREHLAAVLAAGRRTGRTVRLHLKADTGLGRNGAPPAEWAGLVDDAATAVASGAAEIVAVWSHLAQADEPSHPMQDVQAAALDAAWRHVRERGFTPLRHLANSAATMTRPDLHLDLVRPGIAVYGLDPIAQPSASPLRPAMTLRARVALVKTVPAGHGVSYGHEWTSTAPTRLALVPAGYADGVPRRLNDAGRMRVRIGEEIRPVVGRVCMDQVVVDCGDVDVRTGDTVELFGTGEGGGPTAREWADELGTIHYEVVTGMRGRIRRTVRGTGTGAGANNNGAGTPAGHVGGGRW, from the coding sequence ATGATTCCGCACGTGCCCGAACTCGTCGCCCCGCGCGCCGAGGCGGTCGTCGACCTCGACGCCGTCCGGCACAACGTCGGGCTGCTGTCCGGGACCGCGGCCCGCTCCGGCGCCGCGACGATGGTCGTGGTCAAGGCCGACGGGTACGGCCACGGTGCCGTCGACGTCGGCCGCGCGGCCCTGTCCTCCGGCGCGACCTGGCTCGGGGTGGCCACCCTGGAGGAGGCCACCGCGCTGCGTGCCGGCGGGATCACCGCGCCCGTGCTGAGCTGGCTGCACGTGCCGGACGAGGACTTCGACCCGGCCGTCGGCGCCGGGGTGGACCTGTCGGTCTCCTCCCGTGAACACCTGGCCGCCGTGCTGGCCGCGGGCCGCCGGACCGGGCGGACGGTCCGGCTGCACCTCAAGGCCGACACCGGGCTCGGCCGCAACGGCGCCCCGCCCGCCGAGTGGGCCGGTCTGGTCGACGACGCCGCCACGGCCGTCGCCTCCGGTGCGGCCGAGATCGTCGCCGTCTGGTCGCACCTGGCCCAGGCCGACGAGCCGTCGCACCCGATGCAGGACGTCCAGGCCGCCGCGCTCGACGCCGCGTGGCGCCACGTCCGCGAGCGCGGGTTCACCCCGCTGCGCCACCTCGCCAACTCCGCGGCCACGATGACCCGCCCCGACCTGCACCTCGACCTGGTCCGCCCGGGCATCGCCGTCTACGGGCTGGACCCGATCGCGCAGCCGTCGGCGAGCCCGTTGCGCCCGGCGATGACGCTGCGGGCCCGGGTCGCGCTGGTCAAGACCGTTCCGGCCGGGCACGGGGTGTCCTACGGCCACGAGTGGACCTCCACCGCGCCGACGCGGCTGGCGCTGGTCCCGGCCGGGTACGCCGACGGCGTCCCGCGACGGCTGAACGACGCCGGCCGGATGCGGGTGCGGATCGGCGAGGAGATCCGCCCGGTCGTCGGCCGGGTCTGCATGGACCAGGTCGTCGTCGACTGCGGCGACGTCGACGTCCGCACCGGGGACACCGTCGAGCTGTTCGGCACCGGCGAGGGCGGCGGGCCGACGGCGCGGGAGTGGGCCGACGAGCTGGGCACCATCCACTACGAGGTCGTCACCGGGATGCGGGGACGGATCCGGCGCACGGTCCGCGGAACCGGTACCGGCGCCGGAGCGAACAACAACGGAGCCGGGACACCGGCCGGACACGTCGGGGGCGGGCGATGGTGA
- a CDS encoding alpha/beta fold hydrolase, whose product MVSRKAWQAAGVAGGVASAAGAAVGLGVAAHRRQIATARRALATDMAEHGGVPPIGLGEECSVTADDGVRIACEEIETPDGEKPALTVVLVHGFALDRRTWQEQRAFLAGLAEPRIRFVLYDQRSHGRSERAPQASCTIEQLGHDLDAVIRALAPEGPLVLVSHSMGGMTVMALAEQNPDLFHERVAGVALISTSAGDMASGLPGTFLSRRNPLTRGLGMLAAWQPGLVETGRRALGDVIWAITKRFAYGDRHVDPRMVDLVDTMIDSNAVGALTDFVDTLGTHDRVAALPGLSGCEVLVLAGDADRIIPYRHSEVIAAALPTARLVRLTGVGHMPMLEQSERVDDELADLIERSLERSRSGRFRLRRPRRSTEPPAGADAPTKGRGGARGRRSKKRA is encoded by the coding sequence ATGGTGAGCCGCAAGGCATGGCAGGCGGCGGGCGTGGCCGGGGGCGTCGCGAGCGCGGCCGGTGCGGCCGTCGGGCTCGGGGTGGCCGCGCACCGGCGCCAGATCGCCACGGCCCGGCGCGCGCTGGCCACCGACATGGCCGAGCACGGCGGCGTACCGCCGATCGGTCTCGGCGAGGAGTGCTCGGTCACCGCCGACGACGGCGTGCGGATCGCCTGCGAGGAGATCGAGACCCCGGACGGCGAGAAGCCGGCGCTGACCGTCGTCCTCGTGCACGGGTTCGCCCTGGACCGGCGCACCTGGCAGGAGCAGCGCGCGTTCCTGGCCGGGCTGGCCGAGCCGCGGATCCGGTTCGTGCTCTACGACCAGCGCAGCCACGGCCGCTCCGAGCGGGCCCCGCAGGCCAGCTGCACGATCGAGCAGCTCGGCCACGACCTGGACGCGGTGATCCGGGCGCTCGCGCCGGAGGGACCGCTGGTGCTGGTGTCGCACTCGATGGGCGGCATGACCGTGATGGCGCTGGCCGAGCAGAACCCGGACCTGTTCCACGAGCGGGTGGCCGGCGTCGCGCTGATCTCCACCTCGGCCGGGGACATGGCGTCCGGGCTGCCCGGCACGTTCCTGTCCCGGCGCAACCCGCTGACCCGCGGGCTCGGGATGCTGGCGGCGTGGCAGCCGGGCCTGGTGGAGACCGGGCGCCGGGCGCTCGGCGACGTCATCTGGGCGATCACCAAGCGGTTCGCCTACGGCGACCGCCACGTCGACCCGCGGATGGTCGACCTGGTCGACACCATGATCGACTCGAACGCGGTGGGCGCGCTCACCGACTTCGTCGACACCCTCGGCACGCACGACCGGGTCGCGGCGCTGCCCGGCCTGTCCGGCTGCGAGGTGCTCGTGCTCGCCGGCGACGCGGACCGGATCATCCCGTACCGGCACAGCGAGGTGATCGCGGCCGCGCTGCCGACCGCGCGCCTGGTCCGGCTGACCGGCGTCGGGCACATGCCGATGCTGGAGCAGTCCGAGCGCGTCGACGACGAGCTCGCCGACCTGATCGAACGCAGCCTGGAGCGCTCGCGCAGCGGACGGTTCCGGCTGCGCCGCCCGCGCCGCAGCACCGAACCACCCGCCGGGGCCGACGCCCCGACGAAGGGCCGCGGCGGTGCCCGTGGGCGCCGATCGAAGAAGCGGGCGTGA
- the tsaE gene encoding tRNA (adenosine(37)-N6)-threonylcarbamoyltransferase complex ATPase subunit type 1 TsaE, which produces MSTAGIVEGERELPTVDDTERLGEELGGQLGAGDLLLLAGPLGAGKTALVRGLARGLGVAGAVTSPTFVIAREHPSAGAGPALVHVDAYRLGLAEGADVAAELDDLDLDTDLEHAVVAVEWGTGVAERLSDRSVHVTLERRPDDVRIATIRRG; this is translated from the coding sequence ATGAGTACAGCGGGGATCGTCGAGGGCGAGCGCGAGCTGCCGACCGTCGACGACACCGAACGCCTCGGCGAGGAGCTCGGCGGGCAGCTCGGGGCCGGTGACCTGCTCCTGCTCGCCGGTCCGCTCGGGGCGGGCAAGACGGCGCTGGTCCGCGGCCTGGCCCGCGGGCTCGGGGTGGCCGGCGCGGTCACGTCGCCGACGTTCGTGATCGCACGCGAGCACCCGTCGGCGGGCGCGGGACCGGCGCTGGTGCACGTCGACGCCTACCGCCTCGGCCTGGCCGAGGGAGCCGACGTCGCGGCCGAGCTGGACGACCTGGACCTCGACACCGACCTCGAGCACGCCGTCGTCGCGGTGGAGTGGGGCACCGGCGTGGCCGAACGTCTCTCCGACCGGTCGGTGCACGTCACCCTCGAACGCCGCCCCGACGACGTGCGGATCGCGACCATCCGCCGCGGCTGA
- the rplM gene encoding 50S ribosomal protein L13, whose translation MPTYSPKPGDINRAWHVIDANDVVLGRLATHAATLLRGKHKPTYAPHMDTGDFVVVINAEKVAVTGNKREGKFLYRHSGYPGGLRSRSVGQMIDTHPDRLVEKAIKGMLPKNRLGRAMGKKLKVYAGPSHPHSAQNPTPFEITQVAQ comes from the coding sequence GTGCCCACGTACAGCCCGAAGCCCGGCGACATCAACCGCGCCTGGCACGTGATCGATGCCAACGACGTGGTGCTCGGTCGGCTCGCCACCCACGCGGCGACCCTGCTGCGCGGCAAGCACAAGCCGACCTACGCGCCGCACATGGACACCGGCGACTTCGTCGTCGTCATCAACGCCGAGAAGGTCGCCGTCACCGGCAACAAGCGGGAGGGCAAGTTCCTCTACCGCCACTCCGGTTACCCGGGCGGTCTCCGGTCGCGCTCCGTCGGTCAGATGATCGACACGCACCCCGACCGGCTGGTCGAGAAGGCCATCAAGGGCATGCTGCCGAAGAACCGCCTCGGGCGCGCCATGGGCAAGAAGCTGAAGGTCTACGCCGGCCCGTCGCACCCGCACTCGGCGCAGAACCCGACGCCGTTCGAGATCACCCAGGTCGCCCAGTGA
- a CDS encoding NAD(P)H-hydrate dehydratase, producing MDGVFTADQIREAEGAMMADVAPDALMRRAAAGLAAHVRRFLGDTYGRRVTLLVGAGDNGGDALWAGFELRRRGASVTAVLLSPDRAHPAGLAALRRARGRVLAVDGPARDAAPDAARDAVTGADVVVDGVVGISGRPGLREPAAGLVADAAGAGVPVIACDLPSGVGADTGETDGPYVRAAATVTFGARKPVHALAAPACGPVHVVDFGLGPYLPEPHAHLLSEADVGALWPVPGPADDKYSQGVVGIAAGSATYPGAAVLAAGAAALSTSGMVRFAGSAADEVRRHWPEIVATGSVADAGRTQAWAVGPGIGTGDAGRALFEAVLDLDVPLCVDADAITLLAKHRDLRERIHGRPIVLTPHAGEFARIAGDVGTDRVAAARRAAADLGVTVLLKGNATVVADPDGRALIDPAADSFAATAGSGDVLTGVLGALLAAGLEPWWAAGCATFVHGRAATTASREHGLPPVPAPASRMQAAIPEAIRAVRAARS from the coding sequence ATGGACGGTGTGTTCACGGCCGATCAGATCCGCGAGGCCGAGGGCGCGATGATGGCCGACGTCGCGCCGGACGCGTTGATGCGCCGGGCGGCGGCGGGCCTCGCGGCGCACGTGCGGCGGTTCCTGGGCGACACCTACGGGCGGCGGGTGACGCTGCTGGTCGGCGCCGGGGACAACGGCGGCGACGCGCTGTGGGCCGGGTTCGAGCTGCGCCGCCGCGGCGCGTCGGTCACCGCGGTGCTGCTCTCCCCGGACCGTGCCCATCCGGCCGGGCTCGCCGCGCTGCGCCGGGCCCGCGGCCGGGTCCTCGCCGTGGACGGCCCCGCGCGGGATGCGGCGCCGGACGCCGCGCGGGACGCCGTCACCGGGGCCGACGTCGTCGTGGACGGCGTCGTCGGCATCTCCGGTCGGCCCGGGCTGCGGGAGCCGGCGGCCGGCCTGGTCGCGGACGCGGCCGGAGCGGGGGTGCCGGTGATCGCGTGCGACCTGCCCAGCGGGGTGGGCGCGGACACCGGCGAGACCGACGGGCCGTACGTCCGGGCCGCCGCCACCGTCACGTTCGGCGCACGCAAGCCGGTGCACGCGCTCGCCGCACCGGCGTGCGGGCCGGTGCACGTCGTCGACTTCGGGCTGGGTCCCTACCTGCCCGAGCCGCACGCCCACCTGCTCTCCGAGGCCGACGTCGGCGCGCTCTGGCCGGTGCCCGGCCCGGCCGACGACAAGTACAGCCAGGGTGTCGTCGGGATCGCCGCCGGGTCGGCGACCTACCCGGGTGCGGCGGTGCTGGCCGCGGGCGCGGCCGCGCTGTCGACGTCGGGCATGGTCCGCTTCGCCGGGTCGGCCGCCGACGAGGTCCGGCGGCACTGGCCGGAGATCGTCGCCACCGGCTCCGTCGCCGACGCCGGGCGCACCCAGGCCTGGGCCGTCGGGCCCGGCATCGGGACCGGTGACGCGGGCCGGGCCCTGTTCGAGGCGGTGCTCGACCTCGACGTGCCGCTGTGCGTGGACGCCGACGCGATCACGCTGCTCGCGAAGCACCGCGACCTGCGCGAGCGGATACACGGACGTCCGATCGTGCTCACCCCGCACGCCGGGGAGTTCGCGCGGATCGCCGGTGACGTCGGGACCGACCGGGTCGCCGCCGCCCGCCGGGCCGCCGCCGACCTGGGGGTGACGGTGCTGCTCAAGGGCAACGCGACCGTCGTCGCCGACCCGGACGGGCGCGCCCTGATCGACCCGGCCGCGGACTCCTTCGCCGCCACCGCCGGGTCCGGGGACGTGCTCACCGGGGTGCTCGGCGCGCTGCTCGCCGCCGGGCTGGAGCCGTGGTGGGCCGCCGGGTGCGCGACGTTCGTGCACGGCCGCGCCGCGACGACGGCGTCACGAGAGCACGGCCTGCCCCCGGTCCCGGCCCCGGCGTCACGGATGCAGGCGGCGATCCCGGAGGCGATCCGCGCCGTCCGCGCCGCCCGGTCCTGA
- the glmS gene encoding glutamine--fructose-6-phosphate transaminase (isomerizing), whose translation MCGIVGYVGHRPALDVVLAGLRRLEYRGYDSAGVALPHEGGLAVERKAGALVNLETRLDEVGRDTFTGTAGIGHTRWATHGPPTDRNAHPHRSGVIDGGKTAVVHNGIIENYLPLRAELEAQDIWAESDTDSEIAAHLVALAYAGRAADPSTKGDLTASVRSVALRLEGAFTLVVTHADEPDTIVAARRSSPLVLGLGEGETFLASDVAAFIEFTRDAVELGQDQVVTITRDGYDVTDFRGETVAVSPFEVTWDLAAAEKGGHDYFMLKEIEEQPTAIADTLRGHLVDGRIVLDEQRLTDQDLRDVDKVFVVACGTAYHSGLLAKYAIEHWTRLPVEIEVASEFRYRDPVLDRSTLVVAISQSGETADTLEALRHAKEQKARVLAICNTNGAQIPRESDAVIYTHAGPEIGVAATKTFTAQVAANYLVGLALAQARGTKYPDEVVREFHELEAAPKAVETVLESLGEARALGQLLADSKAVLFLGRHVGYPVALEGALKLKELAYMHAEAFAAGELKHGPIALIEPGLPVIVVMPSPKGRAVLHSKLLSNIQEIKARGARTVVLAEAGDETVKPFADHLFELPPISTLLQPLVATVPLQVIAAEIARARGYDVDKPRNLAKSVTVE comes from the coding sequence ATGTGTGGCATCGTCGGTTACGTCGGTCATCGCCCCGCACTCGACGTGGTCCTCGCGGGCCTGCGCCGGCTGGAGTACCGCGGGTACGACTCCGCCGGGGTCGCGCTCCCGCACGAGGGCGGTCTGGCCGTGGAGCGCAAGGCGGGCGCCCTGGTGAACCTGGAGACGCGCCTCGACGAGGTCGGCCGCGACACCTTCACCGGCACCGCCGGGATCGGGCACACCCGCTGGGCCACCCACGGCCCGCCCACCGACCGCAACGCGCACCCGCACCGCAGCGGCGTCATCGACGGCGGCAAGACGGCCGTCGTGCACAACGGCATCATCGAGAACTACCTCCCGCTGCGCGCCGAGCTGGAGGCCCAGGACATCTGGGCCGAGTCCGACACCGACTCCGAGATCGCCGCGCACCTGGTGGCCCTGGCCTACGCCGGTCGCGCCGCCGACCCGTCCACCAAGGGCGACCTGACGGCCAGCGTCCGCTCGGTGGCGCTGCGGCTCGAGGGCGCGTTCACCCTCGTCGTCACGCACGCCGACGAGCCGGACACGATCGTCGCCGCGCGCCGGTCGTCGCCGCTGGTCCTCGGTCTCGGCGAGGGCGAGACGTTCCTGGCCTCCGACGTCGCCGCGTTCATCGAGTTCACCCGTGACGCGGTCGAGCTGGGCCAGGACCAGGTCGTCACGATCACCCGGGACGGCTACGACGTCACCGACTTCCGGGGCGAGACGGTCGCCGTCAGCCCGTTCGAGGTGACCTGGGACCTGGCCGCCGCCGAGAAGGGCGGCCACGACTACTTCATGCTCAAGGAGATCGAGGAGCAGCCGACCGCGATCGCGGACACGCTGCGCGGTCACCTCGTGGACGGCCGGATCGTGCTCGACGAGCAGCGCCTGACCGACCAGGACCTGCGCGACGTCGACAAGGTCTTCGTCGTCGCCTGCGGCACCGCGTACCACTCCGGGCTGCTGGCCAAGTACGCCATCGAGCACTGGACCCGGCTCCCGGTGGAGATCGAGGTGGCCAGCGAGTTCCGTTACCGCGACCCGGTGCTCGACCGCTCCACGCTGGTGGTGGCGATCTCCCAGTCCGGCGAGACCGCGGACACCCTGGAGGCGCTGCGGCACGCCAAGGAGCAGAAGGCCCGCGTGCTGGCCATCTGCAACACCAACGGCGCGCAGATCCCGCGCGAGTCCGACGCCGTCATCTACACCCACGCCGGCCCGGAGATCGGCGTCGCGGCGACGAAGACGTTCACCGCCCAGGTCGCGGCGAACTACCTCGTCGGCCTGGCGCTGGCCCAGGCCCGCGGCACCAAGTACCCGGACGAGGTCGTCCGCGAGTTCCACGAGCTCGAGGCCGCGCCTAAGGCCGTGGAGACTGTGCTGGAGTCGCTCGGCGAGGCCCGTGCGCTGGGCCAGCTGCTCGCCGACTCGAAGGCGGTGCTGTTCCTGGGTCGCCACGTCGGCTACCCGGTGGCGCTGGAGGGCGCGCTCAAGCTCAAGGAGCTCGCCTACATGCACGCCGAGGCGTTCGCCGCGGGCGAGCTCAAGCACGGTCCGATCGCGCTGATCGAGCCCGGCCTGCCGGTGATCGTCGTGATGCCCTCGCCCAAGGGGCGCGCGGTGCTGCACTCCAAGCTGCTGTCCAACATCCAGGAGATCAAGGCCCGCGGCGCCCGCACGGTGGTGCTCGCCGAGGCCGGTGACGAGACGGTGAAGCCGTTCGCCGACCACCTCTTCGAGCTCCCGCCGATCTCCACGCTGCTGCAGCCGCTGGTGGCCACGGTGCCGCTGCAGGTGATCGCGGCCGAGATCGCCCGCGCCCGCGGCTACGACGTGGACAAGCCCCGCAACCTGGCCAAGTCCGTCACCGTCGAGTAG
- a CDS encoding alpha/beta hydrolase — translation MPLNAQAQELLDALAELGPAVIGRSSLEEARDSPGLADAVSVILRRRGEDPAVDAAHTDERRTVPGPAGDVEVRVLRPSPGGAEALPILVYVHGGGWVLGDLDDDGIVPELVRRAGCLAVSVGYRRAPEAPFPASHDDVVAALRWVLAHGDELGGDPGRVAVGGDSAGATMATAACRTLALAGERGPSAQLLAYPLADLTDGDRPSRRDAADTPPLTATALDWFVAQETTEDGQRRDPRLSPLLATHDELAALPPTLLFTAEQDVLRDEGEAYARALMDARVHVTLSRFPGMMHGFLGCHRVLDGADLAMTQAAAFLSAGFEGAEPAAQ, via the coding sequence TTGCCACTGAACGCCCAGGCCCAGGAACTGCTCGACGCCCTCGCCGAGCTCGGTCCGGCGGTGATCGGCCGGTCGAGCCTCGAGGAGGCGCGGGACTCGCCCGGCCTCGCGGACGCCGTGAGCGTGATCCTGCGCAGGCGCGGCGAGGACCCCGCCGTCGACGCCGCGCACACCGACGAGCGCCGCACCGTGCCCGGGCCGGCGGGCGACGTCGAGGTCCGCGTGCTCCGTCCCTCGCCGGGCGGGGCCGAGGCGCTGCCGATCCTTGTCTACGTCCACGGGGGCGGCTGGGTGCTCGGCGACCTCGACGACGATGGGATCGTGCCGGAGCTGGTGCGCCGGGCGGGGTGCCTGGCGGTCTCGGTCGGCTACCGGCGTGCCCCCGAGGCGCCCTTCCCCGCGTCGCACGACGACGTCGTCGCCGCGCTGCGGTGGGTGCTCGCGCACGGCGACGAGCTGGGCGGCGACCCGGGCCGCGTCGCGGTCGGCGGCGACAGCGCCGGCGCGACGATGGCGACCGCGGCGTGCCGCACCCTCGCGCTGGCCGGTGAGCGCGGCCCGTCGGCCCAGCTGCTCGCCTATCCGCTCGCCGACCTGACCGACGGCGACCGCCCGTCGCGGCGCGACGCGGCCGACACCCCGCCGCTGACGGCGACCGCGCTCGACTGGTTCGTCGCGCAGGAGACCACCGAGGACGGCCAGCGCCGCGACCCGCGCCTGTCGCCGCTGCTCGCGACCCACGACGAACTCGCCGCCCTGCCGCCCACGCTGCTGTTCACCGCCGAGCAGGACGTGCTGCGCGACGAGGGTGAGGCCTACGCGCGGGCGCTGATGGACGCGCGCGTGCACGTCACGCTGAGCCGCTTCCCGGGGATGATGCACGGCTTCCTCGGGTGCCACCGGGTCCTCGACGGCGCGGACCTGGCGATGACCCAGGCGGCCGCGTTCCTGAGCGCCGGTTTCGAGGGGGCCGAGCCCGCCGCGCAGTAG
- the rpsI gene encoding 30S ribosomal protein S9 — MTSPETGPADEVVEPAEVVDAVESEGVEAEAVESELSAPIGDEVADVDYSIGENADFDADTFAAEAPVLSDRPVQTVGRRKEAIVRVRLLPGTGNFTLNGKSLEDYFPNKLHQQLIKDPLNTVEKVERFDIFANLRGGGTSGQAGALRLAIARALVELDSEDRPPLKKAGFLTRDDRAVERKKYGLKKARKAPQYSKR, encoded by the coding sequence GTGACCAGCCCCGAAACCGGACCCGCCGACGAGGTCGTCGAGCCCGCCGAGGTCGTCGACGCCGTCGAGAGCGAGGGCGTCGAGGCCGAGGCCGTCGAGTCCGAGCTCAGCGCCCCGATCGGCGACGAGGTCGCCGACGTCGACTACTCGATCGGCGAGAACGCCGACTTCGACGCCGACACCTTCGCCGCCGAGGCCCCCGTGCTCAGCGACCGCCCGGTGCAGACCGTCGGCCGCCGCAAGGAGGCCATCGTCCGCGTGCGCCTGCTGCCCGGCACCGGCAACTTCACGCTGAACGGGAAGTCCCTCGAGGACTACTTCCCGAACAAGCTGCACCAGCAGCTGATCAAGGACCCGCTGAACACGGTCGAGAAGGTCGAGCGCTTCGACATCTTCGCGAACCTGCGAGGCGGCGGCACCTCCGGTCAGGCCGGCGCCCTGCGCCTGGCGATCGCCCGTGCCCTGGTCGAGCTGGACTCCGAGGACCGCCCGCCGCTCAAGAAGGCCGGCTTCCTCACCCGTGACGACCGTGCCGTGGAGCGCAAGAAGTACGGCCTCAAGAAGGCCCGCAAGGCGCCCCAGTACTCCAAGCGCTGA